One segment of Ipomoea triloba cultivar NCNSP0323 chromosome 12, ASM357664v1 DNA contains the following:
- the LOC115998510 gene encoding uncharacterized protein LOC115998510 — translation MARVEMDLECGEHRRRHSSGGATSEEEEGSFCFSDADEGSCYSQFYSTADGDNCSFACASESEIAETVDSRRASSAAESDCSVDLEKGVAETKGHFGKIERDCRICHLSFDSSGPETGVSIQLGCSCKGDLASAHKHCAETWFKIKGNKTCEICNSIARNVVGPNDTESSELQANETNGAGSTNAATGTASSPSTSEPRSCWSGQKFLNFLLACMVFAFVISWLFHFNAPS, via the exons ATGGCGCGCGTTGAGATGGATTTGGAATGTGGCGAACACCGCCGCCGGCACTCCTCCGGCGGCGCCACCAGTGAGGAGGAGGAGGGAAGCTTCTGTTTCTCTGACGCCGACGAAGGGTCATGTTATTCTCAGTTCTATTCCACGGCCGATGGCGACAACTGCAGCTTCGCCTGTGCGTCTGAGTCCGAGATAGCGGAGACTGTGGACTCCCGGCGAGCTTCGTCGGCGGCGGAGTCCGATTGCTCCGTGGATTTGGAGAAAGGGGTTGCTGAAACCAAGGGGCATTTCGGGAAAATTGAGAGAGATTGTAGGATTTGTCATCTCAGCTTCGACAGCTCCGGCCCTGAAACTGGGGTTTCGATTCAACTAGGATGTTCTTGCAAAGGTGATTTAGCTTCTGCTCATAAGCATTGCGCTGAGACCTGGTTCAAAATCAAAGGAAATAA GACCTGTGAAATTTGCAACTCTATTGCACGTAACGTTGTTGGTCCAAACGACACCGAGTCATCGGAGCTACAAGCAAACGAGACGAATGGTGCGGGCAGCACGAATGCAGCCACGGGAACAGCTTCTTCTCCCTCCACTTCCGAGCCTCGAAGTTGCTGGAGTGGGCAGAAGTTCTTGAACTTCCTCTTAGCTTGCATGGTATTCGCGTTCGTCATCTCGTGGCTCTTCCACTTTAACGCCCCTTCGTAG